A single region of the Enterococcus mundtii genome encodes:
- a CDS encoding DRTGG domain-containing protein, with product MATKHDLILEYIESLPVGNRISVRSIAKELNVSEGTAYRAIKDAENVGLVSTIQRVGTIRIERKLKKNIERLTFGEVVRIIEGDVLGGAVGLDKVLNKFVIGAMTEHAMERYITPGSLMIVGNRTEVQKLALEDGAAVLITGGFDTTPEIAKLADELAMPILRTTYDTFTVATMINRALSDQLIKKDIMLVGDIYLSAQKTHYLLQSDTVADYQRISEETQHSRFPVVNHHMRLMGIITAKDVVGKAPTQVIDRVMTKDPISVKKSMSVASVGHQMIWDGLEVMPVVSDDLTLEGLITRQDVMKAMQLVQRQPQIADTISDQISGAIQTIDTDREGNRLTTPKFKFEVSPQMVTGVGTISFGVLSEIISDVAQKTMIMNQRRNILLEQMNLHYLRLIQIESELDIRPRVLEIGRRSAKLDVEVFIENTIVAKAIVVCQVMERS from the coding sequence ATGGCGACAAAACATGATTTGATTTTAGAATATATCGAAAGCCTACCAGTGGGGAATCGAATATCTGTCCGTAGTATAGCCAAAGAATTGAATGTCAGTGAGGGAACGGCCTATCGAGCAATTAAAGATGCTGAAAACGTAGGGTTAGTGTCAACGATCCAACGAGTAGGAACGATACGGATCGAACGTAAGTTGAAGAAAAATATCGAACGATTGACGTTTGGCGAAGTCGTGCGGATCATTGAAGGCGATGTCTTAGGCGGGGCAGTTGGTCTAGATAAAGTTTTGAATAAATTTGTCATAGGTGCGATGACCGAGCACGCAATGGAACGCTATATCACTCCAGGTTCATTGATGATCGTCGGTAACCGTACAGAAGTGCAAAAGTTAGCACTTGAGGATGGCGCAGCAGTGTTGATCACGGGTGGTTTTGATACGACGCCTGAGATTGCTAAATTAGCCGATGAATTAGCTATGCCGATTTTACGTACGACTTATGATACCTTTACTGTAGCAACGATGATCAACCGAGCGCTTAGTGACCAACTGATCAAAAAAGATATCATGCTCGTCGGTGATATTTATCTGTCTGCCCAGAAAACACATTATTTGTTACAGTCGGATACGGTGGCTGATTATCAACGGATTTCAGAAGAAACCCAACATTCTCGTTTCCCAGTGGTGAATCATCACATGCGTTTGATGGGGATCATTACGGCAAAAGATGTCGTAGGTAAAGCACCGACACAAGTCATTGATCGGGTCATGACCAAAGATCCAATCAGTGTCAAGAAATCGATGAGCGTCGCTTCTGTCGGACATCAAATGATTTGGGATGGTTTAGAAGTCATGCCAGTCGTTTCCGATGATTTGACGTTAGAAGGATTGATCACACGGCAAGATGTCATGAAGGCGATGCAATTGGTGCAACGTCAACCGCAAATTGCTGATACGATTTCTGATCAGATTTCAGGAGCCATCCAAACGATCGATACAGATCGTGAAGGCAATCGATTGACGACGCCTAAGTTCAAATTTGAGGTTTCACCACAAATGGTAACAGGTGTTGGAACGATTTCTTTTGGGGTGTTAAGTGAAATCATTTCAGATGTTGCGCAAAAAACAATGATCATGAATCAACGAAGAAATATCTTGTTGGAGCAAATGAATCTACATTACCTTCGTCTGATCCAGATCGAAAGTGAGTTAGATATTCGTCCAAGAGTTTTAGAAATCGGTAGAAGGTCCGCTAAACTTGATGTAGAAGTATTTATAGAAAACACGATCGTGGCTAAAGCCATTGTCGTCTGCCAAGTGATGGAACGTTCGTAG
- a CDS encoding DHH family phosphoesterase, translating to MTIQEEILNEIKKYQKIVIHRHQRPDPDALGSQVGLAELLRNSFSEKEIRQVGKDVEGLRYLTEMQEIDDAFYQGALVIVTDTANAPRIDDNRYSLGDQVIKIDHHPNDEPYGDLLWVDTKASSCSEMIAEFALMFPNELKMNSDSARLLYAGIVGDTGRFLYPSTTGRTLELAAELRKYSFDASQLNREIEQITMKVAKLSGCVYQTIVVDEKGAGKVILSQELLGKYGIVDSETAAVVSLPGVIDEVLAWAIFVEQPEGYYRVRLRSKGPVINEIAKRHHGGGHPLASGANAKDLQEVAEIYKEIQEACTNYAR from the coding sequence ATGACCATACAAGAAGAGATTTTGAATGAAATCAAAAAATATCAAAAAATCGTGATCCACCGACATCAAAGGCCAGATCCGGATGCTTTAGGTTCACAAGTAGGATTAGCCGAGTTATTACGTAATAGTTTTTCAGAAAAAGAAATTCGTCAAGTTGGAAAAGACGTTGAAGGCTTACGTTATTTAACAGAAATGCAAGAAATCGACGATGCTTTCTATCAAGGAGCATTAGTCATCGTGACAGACACAGCGAATGCGCCGCGTATTGATGATAATCGCTATTCCTTAGGGGATCAAGTGATCAAAATCGATCATCATCCGAATGATGAACCATATGGCGATTTACTTTGGGTGGATACGAAAGCTAGCAGCTGTAGTGAAATGATCGCTGAGTTTGCTTTGATGTTCCCTAATGAGCTGAAAATGAACAGCGATTCTGCTCGCTTATTGTATGCGGGAATCGTTGGAGATACTGGTAGGTTCTTGTATCCTTCAACAACAGGTCGTACGTTAGAACTAGCAGCAGAGTTAAGAAAGTATTCTTTCGATGCAAGCCAATTGAATCGTGAAATTGAACAAATCACCATGAAAGTAGCGAAATTATCCGGTTGTGTCTATCAAACGATCGTAGTTGACGAAAAAGGTGCTGGAAAAGTAATTTTGTCACAAGAATTGTTAGGCAAGTATGGCATCGTCGATTCAGAGACCGCAGCTGTCGTCTCTTTACCTGGTGTGATTGACGAAGTGTTAGCTTGGGCGATTTTTGTCGAACAACCAGAGGGCTATTATCGTGTACGTTTACGTTCAAAAGGACCAGTCATCAACGAGATCGCCAAACGACATCATGGTGGCGGCCATCCCTTGGCAAGTGGCGCAAATGCAAAAGACCTGCAAGAAGTAGCAGAGATCTACAAAGAAATACAAGAAGCTTGCACCAATTATGCACGTTAA
- a CDS encoding zinc ribbon domain-containing protein YjdM, with the protein MTVPNCPVCGSEYAYEDRGLLICPECGNEWTPSEETEAEGLVVTDANGNRLTDGDSVTVIKDLKVKGASSPIKQGTKVKNIRLVEGDHNIDCKIEGFGPMKLKSEFVKKN; encoded by the coding sequence ATGACAGTACCAAATTGCCCAGTATGTGGTTCAGAATATGCTTATGAAGATCGGGGATTATTGATTTGTCCTGAATGTGGAAACGAATGGACACCATCTGAAGAAACAGAAGCAGAAGGCCTAGTAGTAACTGATGCAAACGGCAATCGTTTAACAGATGGCGACAGTGTGACCGTTATCAAGGATTTAAAAGTTAAAGGAGCTTCCTCACCTATCAAACAAGGAACAAAGGTGAAGAATATCCGTTTAGTTGAAGGAGACCACAATATCGATTGTAAAATCGAAGGGTTTGGTCCGATGAAGCTGAAATCAGAATTTGTCAAAAAGAATTAA
- a CDS encoding zinc metallopeptidase: MYGYGFYGLDPTFLLVIAGLAISGIASAYVNSTFRKYDKIRSKNNVTGTQAAQFILQSQKINNVGVQQIAGDLTDNYNSGNKMLSLSQATAQSTSVAAIGVAAHECGHAVQDAVGYAPLKIRASLVPVANFGSMISFPLIMVGVLFSWNTTLINIGIFAFSLALLFQLVTLPVEFNASRRAIQILSEGGLLTEEEVPMAKHVLFAAALTYVAAALSTFLQLLRLILIFGGNRRD, encoded by the coding sequence ATGTATGGATATGGTTTTTATGGCTTAGATCCAACGTTTCTTTTAGTTATTGCTGGATTAGCTATTTCCGGAATCGCTTCTGCTTACGTCAATAGTACTTTTCGTAAATACGACAAAATCAGAAGCAAAAATAATGTGACTGGTACACAAGCCGCCCAGTTCATTTTACAAAGTCAGAAAATCAATAACGTTGGCGTCCAACAAATCGCCGGTGATTTGACGGACAATTATAATTCAGGGAACAAGATGTTGAGTTTATCGCAAGCTACAGCACAATCTACATCAGTCGCTGCAATTGGGGTAGCTGCCCATGAATGCGGACACGCAGTGCAAGATGCCGTTGGTTATGCGCCGTTGAAAATCAGAGCTTCATTAGTGCCTGTCGCTAATTTTGGCTCGATGATTTCGTTTCCGTTGATCATGGTAGGTGTATTATTTAGTTGGAATACGACGTTGATCAATATTGGTATCTTCGCTTTTTCATTGGCACTATTGTTTCAACTTGTTACGCTACCAGTAGAATTCAATGCGTCAAGACGAGCGATCCAAATTTTAAGTGAAGGTGGCTTACTGACAGAAGAAGAGGTACCAATGGCGAAACATGTGCTATTTGCGGCGGCTTTGACCTATGTTGCTGCAGCGCTATCTACTTTCTTACAATTGCTACGTTTGATTTTGATTTTTGGCGGTAACCGTCGAGACTAG
- a CDS encoding helix-turn-helix domain-containing protein codes for MLIDAKKKELLVLYTIAQKSQCTLKELADELTIPKRTIKELIRKLNTTIEQQLSISTFIFSTHKGEITISDEHQEIKMMIYHKLKLFYLRESNLFNYLLLMVNYPKAYVPKKYLLEQLYISHSYLEKLTHQLNETLQDFEIEIVSSQGCYLFKGNELFIRLYLFFILSDAFQGLEWPFDKFKLSQLKRERRLSKKLLVSKHSLKYQENLYLLIAIFTLRTQQSSLITSESSEVYAILELLHQVQDVSGSFKHHLFHLLPHEIAIDELLHFNFLIYCFFPNLISSQQKSLIGYTLTNKRNHLCMKITSLTKELAQTFPVIASSEKRFFYNYYLMLSLISILMLGNTTPFFYSLHFPKPALEIDESNEQIQQIQQIISEVFHDHPKKTLIIYYLSNLIYNLLQSETNEKLLIYVQMNKTLTGNYHIQNRLRQVFDEKMIRLTENPEQADLIVTDWFDKFHQTSKIFYLDPSKEKDLWVDLVTKIQQLYVNKMI; via the coding sequence ATGTTAATCGATGCAAAAAAGAAAGAGTTATTAGTTCTCTATACGATCGCTCAAAAAAGTCAATGTACGTTAAAAGAACTTGCGGATGAACTGACTATACCTAAACGGACAATCAAAGAATTGATTCGAAAGTTGAACACTACGATTGAACAGCAATTGAGCATTTCTACTTTTATTTTCTCTACACACAAAGGAGAAATAACTATATCCGATGAACACCAAGAAATAAAAATGATGATTTATCACAAACTCAAACTTTTTTATTTAAGAGAATCCAATCTTTTCAACTACTTATTACTTATGGTCAATTATCCCAAAGCGTATGTTCCGAAAAAATATTTATTGGAGCAATTATACATATCCCACTCTTACTTAGAAAAATTAACACACCAATTGAATGAAACACTTCAAGATTTTGAAATCGAGATTGTTTCATCTCAGGGCTGTTATTTGTTCAAAGGAAACGAATTATTTATCCGACTCTATTTGTTTTTTATTCTATCTGATGCTTTTCAAGGGTTGGAATGGCCTTTTGACAAATTCAAATTGAGCCAACTAAAAAGAGAGCGGCGATTATCCAAAAAATTGCTCGTTTCAAAGCATTCATTGAAATATCAAGAAAACCTGTATTTGCTGATTGCTATCTTTACGCTTCGTACACAACAATCATCATTGATCACCTCTGAATCTAGTGAGGTCTATGCTATTTTAGAATTGCTACATCAGGTACAAGATGTCTCCGGTAGTTTTAAACATCATTTGTTTCATCTTTTACCACATGAAATCGCCATTGATGAACTATTGCATTTCAATTTTTTGATTTATTGCTTTTTTCCTAATCTCATTTCAAGCCAGCAGAAGAGTTTGATTGGTTATACTTTGACGAATAAACGTAATCATCTATGTATGAAAATCACCTCACTAACAAAAGAGTTAGCTCAAACCTTTCCAGTGATCGCATCATCTGAAAAAAGGTTTTTCTACAATTACTATCTTATGCTTTCTTTAATTTCTATTTTGATGTTGGGAAATACAACTCCCTTTTTCTACTCGTTGCATTTTCCTAAACCAGCACTTGAGATTGATGAATCGAATGAACAAATACAACAAATCCAACAAATTATCTCTGAAGTTTTTCATGACCACCCAAAAAAAACATTGATTATTTATTATTTGAGTAACTTGATTTATAACCTCTTGCAGTCGGAAACAAATGAAAAATTATTGATCTATGTACAAATGAATAAAACGCTGACAGGAAATTATCATATCCAAAATCGATTACGACAAGTATTTGACGAAAAAATGATTCGCTTGACAGAAAATCCAGAACAAGCAGATTTGATCGTCACCGATTGGTTTGATAAATTTCATCAAACGAGTAAAATTTTTTACCTTGATCCTAGTAAAGAAAAAGATTTATGGGTAGACTTAGTCACAAAAATTCAACAACTCTATGTCAATAAAATGATTTGA
- a CDS encoding helix-turn-helix domain-containing protein, with the protein MNTEKLLGLYPNAQKKNSPSSDDRILSLVVEDYFLWIDKSSLSVQEEKLLKALFQKTNTLDSHPWYQYLFEEKVYVCEESCRIIQLHFEKRSDFLQKEWRETISGLFPEALDFFLYTETDALIIERKHANYLSTADLKGIFLSLDVDFDMTTQAFVGSFHSAGQNLTAMFNEERKIFLNKRTHIQVADQTTSIQEIALYYYTKELVTSSQLTNEYQEIIRSFKMEDIIIELWKNFGNISSAAKQLFMHRNTLQYRIEKFDEQTGFNLKKADDLLFCYLLLLHI; encoded by the coding sequence ATGAACACAGAAAAGTTACTTGGATTATACCCAAATGCACAAAAAAAGAATTCTCCTTCTTCTGATGATCGAATTCTTTCACTGGTTGTAGAAGATTACTTCTTGTGGATCGATAAAAGTTCCTTGTCCGTTCAAGAAGAAAAACTTTTGAAAGCGTTATTCCAGAAAACAAACACCTTAGACAGCCATCCTTGGTATCAATATTTATTTGAGGAAAAGGTATATGTATGTGAAGAAAGCTGCCGAATCATTCAGTTACATTTTGAAAAGAGATCAGATTTCTTACAAAAAGAATGGCGAGAAACAATTTCCGGATTATTTCCCGAAGCTCTTGATTTTTTTCTTTACACAGAGACAGATGCGTTGATCATCGAAAGAAAGCATGCCAATTATTTGAGTACGGCAGATCTTAAAGGCATCTTTTTATCTCTTGATGTCGATTTTGATATGACGACACAAGCCTTTGTCGGTTCATTCCATTCAGCTGGACAAAATCTAACCGCTATGTTCAATGAAGAACGAAAAATTTTCCTGAATAAACGAACACACATACAAGTAGCCGACCAAACGACTTCCATACAAGAAATTGCCTTATATTATTATACAAAAGAATTAGTTACATCCAGTCAGCTAACAAATGAATATCAAGAAATAATCCGTAGTTTTAAAATGGAAGACATCATTATCGAACTGTGGAAAAATTTCGGGAATATCAGTTCAGCGGCTAAACAACTTTTCATGCATCGAAACACTCTCCAATATCGGATCGAAAAGTTTGACGAACAAACAGGCTTCAATTTAAAAAAAGCAGATGACTTACTCTTTTGTTATCTCCTTTTGTTACACATATAA
- the tadA gene encoding tRNA adenosine(34) deaminase TadA, translating to MEETEQQRIKEEWMRVAIEEAKKAEALVEVPIGAIVVHQGQIIGRGHNLRETTQNATTHAEMIAIQEACKAIGSWRLEETQLYVTLEPCPMCSGAMILSRVKEVYFGAYDPKGGTAGTLMNLLEDERFNHQAEVEGGILEEECGELLSVFFRNLRAKKKKLKKD from the coding sequence GTGGAAGAAACAGAACAACAGCGAATAAAAGAAGAATGGATGCGTGTGGCTATTGAAGAAGCCAAAAAAGCAGAAGCGTTAGTAGAAGTACCAATCGGCGCCATCGTGGTTCACCAAGGACAGATTATTGGGCGTGGACACAATTTGAGGGAAACAACACAAAATGCAACAACACATGCTGAGATGATTGCGATCCAAGAAGCATGCAAGGCCATCGGAAGTTGGCGTTTAGAAGAAACACAATTATATGTCACGTTAGAACCGTGTCCAATGTGTAGCGGTGCCATGATTCTTTCTCGCGTAAAAGAAGTTTACTTTGGTGCCTATGATCCAAAAGGAGGAACCGCAGGGACATTGATGAATTTACTTGAGGATGAACGTTTCAACCATCAGGCCGAGGTGGAGGGCGGGATATTAGAAGAAGAATGTGGTGAACTTTTATCTGTGTTTTTTAGAAATTTGCGAGCAAAGAAAAAGAAATTAAAAAAGGACTAG
- a CDS encoding bifunctional metallophosphatase/5'-nucleotidase yields MEEIVLLHTNDLHSHLENWPRIRRFLEQKKRENEKKNNTTTLTVDLGDFVDRWHPLSEATNGHANVELMNQIGYDAATIGNNEGVGNSKNELNHLYDHANFDVLLSNLFDKNTLQPPVWTKPYKIIETKQRTKVGLIAFTAPFPLTYNPNGWDIRQPYDLLPELVEQLRPQVDVIVLMSHLGIQDDLQIAKEIPAIDVILGSHTHHLFIDGKVVNEVQLAAAGKFGQYVGEVHLSLENKKIVGHYAKAIPTDTMTAFVEDEKEIAGYLEQGHRLLAQKKVADLPFDLSLDLFDEHSFIQIALEAVKERGNTEASFLNSGLFLNSVPKGLVDQDQLHSALPHPMHLINVTLKGSDMIRLVLEIEKSRLFLRNFPIRGMGFRGQIFGEIFYSGITYDAVNREVLWQKQPIEEEKNYTVTTVDHLMFVPFFPTIEIVGQVVFLFPEFIRTVVGDYLNAHYPTNEKEGIIEK; encoded by the coding sequence GTGGAAGAAATCGTTCTTTTACACACGAATGACTTACATTCTCATCTTGAAAACTGGCCACGGATCAGAAGATTCCTTGAGCAAAAAAAGCGTGAAAATGAGAAAAAAAATAATACGACAACTCTCACGGTCGATCTTGGGGATTTCGTTGATCGTTGGCATCCTTTGTCAGAAGCAACGAATGGCCATGCCAATGTTGAACTAATGAATCAAATCGGCTATGATGCAGCAACTATAGGGAATAATGAAGGTGTAGGTAATTCCAAGAATGAGTTGAATCATTTATATGATCACGCGAATTTTGATGTGCTACTGAGCAACTTATTCGATAAAAATACTTTGCAACCACCAGTATGGACAAAGCCATATAAAATCATCGAAACAAAGCAACGAACAAAAGTTGGGTTAATTGCTTTTACTGCACCATTTCCTTTGACGTATAATCCAAATGGCTGGGATATCCGTCAGCCTTATGATCTGTTGCCAGAGTTAGTTGAGCAATTACGTCCACAGGTAGACGTAATTGTTTTAATGAGTCATTTAGGCATTCAAGATGATTTACAGATTGCAAAAGAAATCCCTGCAATCGATGTGATTTTAGGATCACATACCCATCATCTTTTTATTGATGGGAAAGTCGTGAATGAGGTACAATTAGCCGCTGCCGGAAAATTTGGGCAATATGTAGGGGAAGTACATCTTTCATTGGAAAATAAAAAAATCGTCGGACACTACGCTAAAGCGATTCCGACAGATACAATGACTGCATTCGTAGAGGATGAGAAAGAAATCGCCGGTTATCTTGAACAAGGACATCGTCTTTTAGCTCAAAAGAAAGTGGCAGATCTACCATTTGACTTATCACTTGATTTATTTGATGAACATTCCTTTATCCAGATCGCTTTAGAAGCGGTAAAAGAAAGAGGGAACACAGAAGCATCGTTTCTGAATAGTGGTCTTTTTTTGAATAGCGTACCTAAGGGGCTGGTTGACCAAGATCAACTCCATAGTGCACTGCCACATCCGATGCATTTGATCAACGTCACGCTGAAAGGGTCAGATATGATTCGCTTAGTGTTGGAAATCGAAAAAAGTCGCCTTTTTTTACGGAATTTTCCTATCAGGGGAATGGGGTTTCGTGGTCAGATATTCGGTGAGATTTTCTATAGTGGGATCACGTATGATGCGGTCAATCGAGAAGTTTTGTGGCAAAAACAACCAATCGAAGAGGAAAAGAATTATACCGTTACTACGGTCGACCATCTGATGTTTGTTCCTTTTTTCCCAACCATCGAAATTGTTGGACAGGTCGTTTTTTTATTTCCCGAATTTATTCGTACAGTAGTGGGAGACTACTTAAATGCTCACTACCCAACCAATGAAAAAGAAGGTATAATAGAGAAATAG
- a CDS encoding YutD family protein, which yields MSTKQNKQHNSDKKESQETVDRSQEQTVTEEVTAVLEEIIEETKPEKVKGEIVTLTDETNLLIGDRPYRIVTDYREGFNAEKLGERYSEVLSRYDYIVGDWGYEQLRLKGFFDATNRRAHPDQRIDALEDYLYEYCNFGCAYFVIERIGGKKEKNTQRRKKKKNPNRNNQAHIDEKKAPVESVRKQPVIKNRKPATTKATPKGTEKTSERPTKSTSKKNFTIRQREE from the coding sequence ATGTCGACGAAACAAAATAAACAACACAACAGTGACAAAAAAGAGAGTCAAGAAACGGTCGATCGCTCACAAGAACAAACAGTGACCGAAGAAGTGACGGCAGTTTTAGAAGAAATAATCGAGGAAACGAAGCCAGAGAAAGTCAAAGGAGAAATCGTCACATTGACAGATGAAACGAATCTTTTGATTGGTGATAGACCTTATCGTATCGTAACGGATTACCGGGAAGGTTTCAATGCTGAGAAGCTTGGTGAGAGATATAGCGAAGTGCTTTCCAGATACGATTACATCGTAGGTGACTGGGGTTACGAACAGCTACGTTTGAAAGGCTTTTTTGATGCCACGAATCGACGTGCTCACCCAGATCAGCGAATTGATGCATTAGAAGACTATTTATACGAATATTGTAATTTTGGCTGTGCATATTTTGTCATTGAACGCATTGGTGGAAAAAAAGAAAAAAATACCCAACGACGTAAAAAGAAAAAAAATCCGAATCGCAACAATCAAGCGCATATCGATGAAAAAAAAGCGCCCGTTGAATCGGTACGCAAACAACCTGTGATCAAAAATCGTAAACCAGCAACTACTAAGGCAACACCAAAGGGAACTGAAAAAACATCAGAACGCCCAACAAAATCAACTTCTAAAAAGAATTTTACTATTAGACAAAGGGAAGAATGA
- a CDS encoding TIGR01457 family HAD-type hydrolase: protein MNYKGYLIDLDGTIYRGTEPIPAGKRFVEQLQENGTPFLFVTNNTTKTPGTVAQRLATEFDIHVSPETIYTASLATIDFMKSDAKGNKVYVIGEAGLTDLILEAGFVWEEEHPDYVVVGLDNHLTYEKVVTATLAIQKGATFIGTNPDKNIPTERGLLPGAGSVVSFVETATQTTPVYIGKPEAIIMDKAVELLGLNKEEVIMVGDNYETDIQAGIRNGIDTLLVLSGFTKEEDIPDLPTPATFVLQSLDEWSF, encoded by the coding sequence ATGAATTATAAAGGCTATTTGATCGATTTAGACGGAACGATCTATCGTGGAACGGAGCCGATACCGGCAGGAAAACGATTCGTCGAACAGTTACAGGAAAATGGGACGCCCTTTTTATTTGTAACCAACAATACGACAAAAACACCGGGAACAGTGGCACAACGTTTAGCCACTGAGTTTGATATCCATGTCTCACCAGAAACGATCTATACAGCATCTCTAGCGACCATTGATTTCATGAAATCAGACGCTAAAGGAAATAAAGTGTATGTGATCGGTGAAGCTGGCTTGACAGATTTGATCTTGGAGGCAGGGTTTGTATGGGAAGAAGAACATCCTGATTATGTCGTAGTAGGTTTAGATAATCACTTGACTTACGAAAAAGTGGTGACCGCAACCTTAGCGATCCAAAAGGGAGCAACGTTCATCGGTACAAATCCTGATAAAAATATCCCTACAGAAAGAGGATTATTACCTGGAGCTGGCTCGGTTGTTTCTTTTGTAGAGACAGCGACACAAACTACACCAGTCTATATTGGTAAGCCAGAAGCAATCATTATGGATAAAGCAGTGGAACTTTTAGGATTGAACAAAGAAGAAGTCATCATGGTAGGGGACAATTATGAAACTGACATCCAAGCAGGGATTCGTAATGGTATCGACACACTGCTTGTGTTATCAGGTTTTACCAAAGAAGAAGACATTCCAGATCTACCAACACCAGCTACCTTCGTTTTGCAATCGTTAGATGAATGGAGTTTCTAA
- a CDS encoding TIGR01906 family membrane protein, translating into MKNKRWQWVEYAGMVSLFLTLLTLAIAITINFRPLYVFDIGHLGILDYTTVDQPTLLQNYDQLMRYLNNPFEQVLALPDFPMSASGLHHFYEVKLLFMLNYAVLLLTLIPSGLFLRQLKRNQRLWRLIRPFQIGMILPFVFGFFMLIGFDRFFILFHETFFNNDDWLFDPQTDPIINVLPEQYFMHCFILFFVLIELFFALMVLVGKRELKKGNN; encoded by the coding sequence ATGAAAAATAAACGATGGCAATGGGTGGAATATGCGGGGATGGTTAGTTTGTTCCTGACGTTGCTCACTTTAGCAATTGCAATAACGATCAATTTCCGCCCACTATATGTGTTTGATATCGGGCATCTAGGTATCTTGGATTACACTACCGTAGATCAGCCAACATTACTCCAAAATTATGATCAACTGATGAGGTATCTGAATAATCCTTTTGAGCAAGTGTTGGCACTTCCCGACTTTCCAATGTCAGCGAGTGGCTTACATCATTTTTATGAAGTCAAGTTATTATTCATGCTCAATTATGCGGTGTTGTTACTTACATTGATCCCAAGTGGCTTGTTCCTTCGCCAGTTGAAAAGAAATCAGCGTTTGTGGCGGCTAATCCGCCCATTCCAAATCGGCATGATCCTACCATTTGTTTTTGGCTTTTTTATGTTGATTGGTTTTGATCGTTTTTTTATTCTTTTTCACGAAACATTTTTCAATAATGATGACTGGTTGTTTGATCCTCAAACTGATCCAATCATCAATGTGTTACCTGAGCAATACTTCATGCATTGTTTCATTCTGTTTTTTGTGCTTATCGAATTATTTTTCGCTTTGATGGTTCTTGTTGGCAAAAGAGAATTGAAAAAGGGGAACAATTAA
- a CDS encoding phosphatidylglycerophosphatase A translates to MVIKTETLEEKARDLLKERGVTIEDIAELVMFLQKDYISDLSLEDCAESINAVLTKREVHNAIITGIQLDILAEQKQLMSPLQHIIEDDEGLYGIDEILALSIVNVYGTIGFTNYGYIDKVKPGILKKLNSHDGKNVHTFLDDIVGAIAASAASRLAHQEPEKRSRLTQ, encoded by the coding sequence ATGGTCATAAAAACAGAAACCTTAGAAGAAAAAGCGCGAGATCTCCTAAAAGAACGTGGCGTAACAATTGAGGATATCGCTGAATTAGTCATGTTTTTACAAAAAGACTATATCTCAGATTTAAGCTTGGAGGATTGTGCGGAAAGTATTAACGCAGTCTTGACAAAGCGTGAAGTCCATAACGCGATCATTACTGGCATCCAATTAGATATCTTGGCAGAACAAAAACAATTGATGAGCCCTCTTCAGCATATCATTGAAGATGATGAAGGATTATACGGAATAGATGAAATTTTAGCCTTGTCGATCGTCAATGTTTATGGAACGATTGGTTTTACCAATTATGGCTATATCGATAAAGTAAAACCTGGGATCTTGAAAAAGTTAAATAGTCACGATGGCAAAAATGTCCATACATTTTTAGATGATATCGTGGGAGCAATTGCTGCCTCTGCCGCAAGCCGCTTGGCCCACCAAGAACCGGAAAAACGGAGCCGTTTGACACAATAA